The DNA window AATCATTCTTTATGCACTATACAATATAACAATAGACATCTCGGGCTTCACTACGCCAAAAAACTTACAACAATTTTCTCTTCCACCAATACTTACAGTGCTTTTCATCCCGTACTTATACACCCTCTACGTTTATAGTAGCTATGAACGGGTGTTCATACTTATATCATTTATAATCAAAGACACTGAGCTACAAAAATATGCCAAACGCAAAGCGATTATTGCCTTCAAGTTCAACACAAATCTATTGAATCGATGGCAATGGCTAATTGGGACAAAAAAACCAGAAACGAAAGAAGCCTTAGACAGCTCAATAGAAACCATAAATGAAATCCAATATATCGAACAAAACCCTGCTGTAATCCCCAAAAAAGATGGATGGAACCACTCAGTTGCCCGTCAATTCCTCAATGAATTTAAATTTCACATGAATGATTACACAAATTATTATGAAGATGAATGGGGCGCTACATCAGATTTAGTTGATGTCAATAACGAAATCCTTCCAGATCGCGTTGGTTATTATATTGATGGCAACAAGATAGCTGCAACTCAACTGAAACTTATATTAAATGTCCAAGATGGTGACAATAGCAAAGACAGCGATCTGATTTTCATGAACTTATGCAATGCCTTACTCCAAATAGCAACCCACTCCCATTTAAGCAATAAAATAGAGGAAGCCATTTCCTCACATCTCAATGACAACGAAACAATCGATTTTTACAAAATCACTATTAATTTTGAAAGGTTCTATTCGGATAGTGGTTATACAATTAAATTTATCATTAACCTTACTGCTGACTAGAGTTATGTTTATACATCCTCGCCGTTCCCTTGACTAAAGACAAAAAAAGAACAAAGGCCGCCCTCACGGACGGCCTTCTTCATTACTTCATCTCAAATAAAAACTACACCCTGAACACCCTTGGCACCCCGGCAGTATCCTCCACCCTAAACCCTGCGGCGGCAATCCTGTCCCGCAACGCGTCCGATTGGGCGAAGTCCTTCACCTCGCGGGCCTTTTGGCGGTCGGCGACCATGCCCTGGACCTCGTCCGGGAGGTCGGAAAGCGGGACCGGCATCTGGGCCGGGTCGAGGATGCCGAGGATGGTGTCTATGGACAGAAGCTGGTCGAGACAGGCCTTGGCGGATGCGCCGGAGAGGGCGTTGTCCGCAGCCCAGCCGTTGACCTGTTTGATGAACCTGAAGAGCGCGGGCCAGAGCTGGTGGAGCTTGAGGGCGTCGTCCATGGCGGACTTGAAGCCTGCCTTGAGGTCGAAGACCGCCTGTTCCACATCGGTGGGGATGGTATCGCCGCGCGCGTCGAGCGCCAGGGTCAGAACCACGGCGCATTCCTGGACCTTACGCCAGTTGCGCGCCCACATGGACAGACTCTCGGCCGATGCGCACAGAGGCTTGCGGCTGGCAACGGAAAGAAGCCAGAACCGGGCGGCGCGATAGCCGCCGAGCTTTTCGGCCACGGTGGACAGGTTCTCGTTCTCGCAGTCCGAGGTCTGCTGGCTGACGATCCAGGCCTGGAGTTCGCGGCCCGTGGTGGACCAGATGGCCCGCAGATTCTCCAGGTGCGGGAAGCGGTGCTTGTCGGAACCGATCATCACGTCCGTGCGCGGGAGTTCGGTCAGGGCCGTGGCCGCGTGTTGCAGGAACCAGCTCGGACGCACGTTGCCCCACTGGGTCTCCAGCACCTCGCCCCGCTTCAGGTCGAGCAGCGTACCGCGCTTGAGCAGGGTGAAATCCAGGGGGTTGTCCTTGACGTAGGCATTCAGGTCCACGGTGCGGCCCCCGGACACCTTGTCCATGTCCACGGTGCCGATCTCGCCATACCGCTTGTCGCGGAACACGTCGAAATAGACAGAGCGGAGCTTCTCGTAGGCCAGCCCCTTGCCCATGAGCTTCCGGCACAGATCGAGCGCCATGCCGTTGCTGGCCGAGGACAGGGGAAAATGCAGGGACTCGGACAATCCCATGTCGTGGGCGCGCGCAATGACAGCGGCGTGACGCTCGGCCACGAAGGCCTCGCGGCTGACGCTGAGCTCACGGGCAGCGGCCAGGGTGCGGTCGTCCATGTCGGTCAGTCCGGCGGCGGACTCCACCTTCACGCCCCTCCCGGTCATGTGCCGGGCGAACACGTCGAGCAGGACCAGCCTGCGCCAGGAGTCCAGCCCGTCCGGGTTGTCCAGGCTCGGCCCCATGGTGTACACGCCCAGCCCGTTGCCCGTGTTGAGCATCTTGTCCGCGCCTGAGGCCATGTCGAAAATCGTTACCCCGCTGCCTGCCTGCTGCCGATAGAGATGGGTGGACAGATACCGCTCACCCGAATCCGGGAAAATCGTGACGATCAACCCCTTGTCCAACCGTTCGGCCAACTGGATTGCCCCGCCGAGTGCGGCACCCGAACTCATGCCCGCAAAAATGCCCTCCTCGCGGGCCAGCCTGCGGCAATTCTCAAAGGCGACCTCGTCCTCCACATGCAGGATT is part of the Pseudodesulfovibrio sp. S3 genome and encodes:
- a CDS encoding cysteine synthase, producing MNSNLLALIGNTPLVEIRHLNPNPNVRILAKIECQNPGGSIKDRVAAAMIAAAEESGELTRDKIIIEATSGNTGVGLAMVAAIKGYRIKLLMPETASEERKMIMAAFGAELELTPGHLATDGAIEQAYRYAREEPEKYVLMDQYNNLASIDAHYNGTGLEIWNQTNGQVTHCVMTLGTSGTAMGIAKRLHEMGAVHVAAVEPYAGHKIQGLKNMLESYPPGIYDKHSLDEILHVEDEVAFENCRRLAREEGIFAGMSSGAALGGAIQLAERLDKGLIVTIFPDSGERYLSTHLYRQQAGSGVTIFDMASGADKMLNTGNGLGVYTMGPSLDNPDGLDSWRRLVLLDVFARHMTGRGVKVESAAGLTDMDDRTLAAARELSVSREAFVAERHAAVIARAHDMGLSESLHFPLSSASNGMALDLCRKLMGKGLAYEKLRSVYFDVFRDKRYGEIGTVDMDKVSGGRTVDLNAYVKDNPLDFTLLKRGTLLDLKRGEVLETQWGNVRPSWFLQHAATALTELPRTDVMIGSDKHRFPHLENLRAIWSTTGRELQAWIVSQQTSDCENENLSTVAEKLGGYRAARFWLLSVASRKPLCASAESLSMWARNWRKVQECAVVLTLALDARGDTIPTDVEQAVFDLKAGFKSAMDDALKLHQLWPALFRFIKQVNGWAADNALSGASAKACLDQLLSIDTILGILDPAQMPVPLSDLPDEVQGMVADRQKAREVKDFAQSDALRDRIAAAGFRVEDTAGVPRVFRV